One part of the Natronosalvus amylolyticus genome encodes these proteins:
- a CDS encoding MBL fold metallo-hydrolase yields MVETISAAELRDRIEANDLDVLFDTRAPEDYEDWHIAEAKNVEYSGSDDELVGDFNPNTYDDPNIVTTCATGRSAEKFAKYLEERGFENVAHVENGMEAWSLVYDVVPIVTERDNLEILQLQRRAKGCLGYLVGSKRTGKAALIDVTRATGTFENAAAERGYEIARVFDTHIHADHISAGRELADKHGVPYHLGASANSRDPQFEFDALQPNETVAVGDIDIKAVHTPGHTTGMTSYLVEDEALLTGDTLFVESIGRTELQFAGEDAKSGARIQYETLHHKIGTNADHIKILPGHFSLTNCGEYIDVEPGMPMFSTVGEIWAKNEIIQLGEDDFVEHMFDNLPSKPPNYQKVIETNLGIYKPEDEDERNELELGPNRCAATQDSAVADD; encoded by the coding sequence ATGGTTGAGACTATTTCAGCAGCAGAACTTCGAGACCGCATCGAAGCCAACGATCTGGACGTACTTTTTGATACAAGAGCACCGGAGGACTACGAGGATTGGCACATTGCCGAGGCAAAGAACGTCGAGTACTCGGGCTCTGATGACGAACTCGTCGGCGACTTCAATCCAAACACCTACGACGACCCCAATATCGTCACTACCTGTGCGACCGGTCGCTCTGCGGAAAAGTTCGCAAAGTACCTGGAAGAGCGGGGTTTCGAGAACGTCGCTCACGTTGAGAACGGGATGGAAGCGTGGAGTCTAGTTTACGATGTCGTACCGATCGTGACGGAGCGAGATAATCTCGAAATTCTTCAACTTCAGCGGCGTGCGAAAGGTTGTTTAGGGTATCTGGTAGGCTCAAAGCGGACGGGCAAAGCGGCACTTATCGACGTTACGCGTGCGACAGGTACCTTCGAGAACGCTGCCGCCGAACGCGGCTACGAAATCGCTCGCGTCTTCGACACCCATATTCACGCTGACCACATTTCTGCGGGTCGAGAACTTGCTGATAAACACGGCGTACCATACCACCTTGGGGCTTCTGCTAACTCACGCGATCCACAATTCGAGTTCGACGCTCTCCAGCCCAATGAAACAGTGGCCGTCGGCGACATCGATATCAAAGCGGTTCATACGCCCGGTCATACCACGGGAATGACTTCATATCTGGTCGAGGATGAAGCTCTGTTAACGGGCGACACGCTATTTGTCGAGTCGATTGGTCGGACTGAACTTCAGTTTGCAGGTGAAGACGCGAAATCTGGTGCTCGGATCCAGTACGAGACACTCCATCACAAGATTGGGACCAACGCCGATCATATCAAAATCCTTCCTGGGCACTTTTCGCTAACTAACTGCGGCGAGTACATCGATGTTGAACCTGGAATGCCGATGTTTTCAACCGTCGGCGAGATCTGGGCGAAAAACGAGATTATACAGCTCGGGGAAGACGATTTCGTCGAGCACATGTTCGACAATCTTCCGTCAAAGCCGCCGAACTACCAGAAAGTTATCGAGACGAATCTTGGCATCTATAAACCAGAAGATGAGGACGAACGCAACGAACTCGAACTTGGCCCCAACCGTTGTGCAGCGACTCAAGACAGCGCCGTCGCAGACGACTAA
- a CDS encoding DUF1641 domain-containing protein, producing the protein MAQKDQPVENEFERAPIEIDDVDAPELARTLEDYDEELAELLEMLVVVEELSTELAPGLRGTVHESREPIAALRTALEHEDTLVLVQRVGENADTLIELLEALEVVDSLVGDLIPELKLVIRDNRETFARIRMALEREETIILLERLGENEETLIELLDLLEVTYDLAEGLIPEAVTVVQQNRKPITEFRMMIAGMTSAYSDADIEPHQLGQNLGNMLVLGSRLGDEKLINSVEAGLGAFTEDESPKNVGLIGMLAALFDDDVRQGLGILVEFLRRMGASYSS; encoded by the coding sequence ATGGCTCAGAAAGACCAACCCGTAGAAAACGAATTCGAGCGCGCTCCAATCGAAATTGATGATGTCGACGCACCTGAACTCGCTCGCACCCTCGAAGACTACGACGAGGAACTGGCCGAACTTCTTGAGATGTTGGTGGTCGTCGAAGAACTCTCGACTGAACTTGCACCCGGACTCCGCGGGACCGTCCACGAGTCCCGTGAGCCCATTGCGGCGCTACGAACGGCGCTCGAACATGAAGATACGCTCGTACTCGTTCAGCGAGTTGGAGAGAACGCTGATACACTTATCGAACTCCTAGAGGCGCTGGAAGTCGTCGACAGCCTCGTTGGTGACCTGATTCCAGAACTCAAGTTGGTCATCCGCGATAATCGCGAGACCTTTGCACGGATCAGGATGGCACTGGAACGCGAAGAGACGATCATTCTGCTCGAGCGACTGGGTGAGAACGAAGAGACGTTGATCGAACTGCTCGATTTACTCGAGGTAACGTACGATCTCGCGGAAGGCCTGATACCCGAGGCAGTCACGGTAGTCCAGCAGAATCGAAAGCCAATCACCGAATTTAGGATGATGATTGCCGGTATGACGTCTGCGTATTCTGACGCGGATATCGAGCCCCATCAGCTTGGCCAGAACCTCGGCAACATGCTCGTGTTGGGCTCTCGGCTTGGTGACGAGAAGCTTATTAACTCTGTCGAGGCAGGCCTCGGTGCCTTCACCGAAGACGAATCGCCGAAGAACGTCGGTCTCATTGGTATGCTCGCTGCGCTTTTCGATGATGACGTTCGACAGGGGCTTGGCATACTCGTTGAGTTCCTCCGTCGAATGGGTGCATCGTACTCAAGTTAG
- a CDS encoding NAD(P)/FAD-dependent oxidoreductase — MVKIAILGAGSGGAMTANLLRRKLNTDEADITVVDKSTDHYYQPSFYLIPFGYLEPDQSRDIDELLKPDVEFVQDAVVGIDPDERIVTLDESTNIEYDYLVVATGHRLDPTAMPGLVEAWQETDAVYPFYHYEAALEMREALQNFEGGTFLVTQPDTPIKCPGAPLKLTMLAEDYFRRKGVREDVDIIMTRNAEHHFGVQPYRDKLYEIWDDRGIEFWENFSVSEVDPDAGVVYGADGEKIDYDLYAPVTPQFGQKAITDGSPLANGSENGEYVTIDKHSCQHDEYEEIFALGDCENAPHSKTAAAARKQAHVVSKNVTSLIRGQPMLAEYDGYAACPLLTGKGKAMVAEFDYDGPISAPVESKMNWIMDVNVLPSVYWDAWMKGYDPLP; from the coding sequence ATGGTAAAAATCGCCATATTAGGCGCCGGTTCAGGAGGAGCAATGACGGCGAATCTTCTCCGACGTAAATTAAACACAGATGAGGCGGATATCACCGTCGTGGATAAGAGCACTGATCATTATTACCAGCCTTCATTTTACCTCATTCCGTTTGGGTATCTTGAGCCAGATCAATCCCGCGACATCGACGAACTCCTTAAGCCAGACGTTGAATTTGTCCAAGATGCTGTGGTCGGTATCGATCCGGATGAGCGAATCGTTACGCTCGATGAGAGCACGAACATCGAGTACGACTATCTTGTGGTTGCGACTGGACATCGACTCGATCCAACTGCAATGCCCGGTCTCGTTGAGGCGTGGCAAGAAACGGATGCGGTATATCCGTTCTATCACTACGAGGCGGCTCTCGAGATGCGGGAGGCCTTACAGAACTTCGAGGGAGGAACCTTCCTTGTCACGCAGCCAGATACGCCGATAAAGTGTCCGGGTGCGCCACTGAAATTGACGATGCTGGCTGAGGACTACTTCCGCCGAAAAGGTGTTCGGGAAGACGTCGATATCATCATGACTCGAAATGCCGAACACCACTTTGGTGTTCAGCCATATCGGGACAAACTCTACGAGATTTGGGATGATCGTGGTATCGAGTTCTGGGAAAATTTCTCCGTCAGTGAGGTTGACCCGGACGCCGGCGTCGTATACGGCGCTGATGGTGAGAAGATTGACTATGACCTCTATGCGCCTGTGACACCGCAGTTTGGTCAAAAGGCTATCACCGACGGCTCGCCGCTGGCTAACGGCTCCGAGAATGGTGAGTACGTCACTATCGACAAACACAGTTGTCAGCATGACGAATATGAGGAGATCTTCGCATTGGGTGACTGTGAGAACGCTCCTCACTCAAAAACAGCTGCTGCCGCACGCAAACAGGCACACGTTGTCAGCAAGAACGTAACATCGTTAATCCGGGGCCAGCCGATGCTCGCCGAATATGACGGCTATGCTGCCTGCCCGTTACTCACCGGTAAGGGGAAGGCGATGGTCGCGGAGTTCGACTACGATGGACCGATCTCTGCTCCCGTCGAAAGCAAAATGAACTGGATAATGGATGTCAATGTTCTCCCGTCGGTCTACTGGGATGCCTGGATGAAAGGTTACGACCCACTCCCATAA
- a CDS encoding NAD(P)/FAD-dependent oxidoreductase, whose product MYTDDGFEYDVAVVGGGPAGLTSALYTTRLGLDTLVLDRGGGRAAMMRETHNVIGVTEETSGNELLQTAREQVQEYGADYERRFVEGVTEIGDTPDEGFRVVTAEKSYHVCRVVLAMGFTDERPAPPLPPTGRGLHYCLHCDAYMFVDEPVYVMGAGDAAAHVAMIMLNYTDDVDILTRGQYPTWSDDTGTMLGQHPVDVVTAEITSMNKSNDGWLESFAFEDGKVRSYSGGFPMYGSDYNDDIVDGLNLERTEDGAVAVDDHGRTSLDGVYAVGDLTPGHNQIPVAMGEGANAGIAISKELRAFPRSLEAIDLQGAVTSDDVPSISDSLASTATDHRGHAPRRR is encoded by the coding sequence ATGTATACAGACGATGGGTTCGAGTATGATGTTGCAGTTGTCGGTGGGGGTCCCGCCGGATTGACGAGCGCGTTGTACACAACACGTCTCGGACTGGACACGTTGGTGCTTGACCGGGGTGGTGGGCGGGCAGCCATGATGCGCGAAACGCACAACGTAATCGGAGTCACGGAGGAAACGTCCGGCAATGAATTACTACAAACTGCGCGTGAACAGGTGCAGGAATATGGGGCCGACTACGAACGTAGATTTGTGGAAGGGGTGACAGAGATCGGTGACACGCCCGACGAAGGCTTTCGTGTTGTAACCGCTGAGAAGTCATATCACGTTTGCCGAGTCGTACTCGCGATGGGTTTTACGGATGAACGTCCTGCGCCACCGCTTCCGCCAACTGGACGAGGACTGCACTACTGTCTCCACTGTGATGCGTACATGTTCGTTGATGAACCGGTATACGTTATGGGGGCGGGTGATGCTGCTGCCCACGTTGCGATGATCATGCTAAATTACACCGACGATGTCGACATCCTCACCCGTGGCCAGTATCCAACTTGGAGCGATGACACTGGGACGATGCTCGGTCAACACCCGGTCGATGTCGTCACTGCGGAAATTACCAGTATGAACAAAAGCAACGATGGGTGGCTCGAATCGTTTGCTTTCGAGGACGGAAAAGTCCGCTCTTACAGCGGCGGGTTTCCGATGTACGGTTCCGACTACAACGACGATATCGTCGACGGATTGAACCTCGAACGCACGGAAGACGGTGCCGTCGCCGTCGATGATCACGGTCGAACATCTCTCGACGGTGTCTATGCAGTCGGTGACCTTACGCCTGGACACAATCAGATCCCTGTTGCGATGGGTGAAGGTGCGAACGCTGGGATCGCCATCTCGAAAGAACTGCGGGCATTTCCGCGGTCGCTCGAGGCAATCGATCTACAAGGGGCAGTCACGAGCGACGATGTTCCGTCGATCTCGGATTCGCTTGCGTCGACCGCGACCGATCATCGTGGTCACGCCCCTCGACGTAGGTGA
- a CDS encoding cytochrome ubiquinol oxidase subunit I: protein MFDSLIIDPLLIDPEVGSRIQFGGTLSVHIVFAALSVGLAPYIVYFTWKEVSTGEKKYKRLRSFWTKVFAIGFVMGTATGIPMSFQFGTNFPEFSEFAGELIGGPLAFESTMAFFLEAVFLGILLFGRDRVSDRVYVLSSVLVMIGAWLSAFWILIVNSWMQTPQGYELVEDNGVAGVVLTDPLAAYFPPRLFWMYVHMQNAAIISVTLLVAGVAAYFVWANPESEPWRGTLKLSVGVLAITSIFQVIHGDMYTRHVVQTQPMKFAAMEALYETKEGAPLHLLAFPRNLADITDPRAEDLFTISIPYLTSILAEADPTGVVYGLEEFDVKNPPVAYVFWSFRTMVFLGFWFIALGLWSVYRIRKGGLYERSWHLKALMASIPLGFVATIVGWYVTEIGRQPWIIQDVQLTSEGVSQTLTSTQVTVSLTAFAIVYTILVVVFLHVMKWIIDDELERVQRDELERTASEKSTESTAGGSGEV, encoded by the coding sequence ATGTTCGATTCACTCATAATCGACCCACTCTTGATCGACCCCGAGGTAGGCAGTCGTATTCAATTCGGCGGCACATTGTCGGTCCATATCGTCTTTGCAGCCCTTTCGGTCGGGCTTGCACCCTACATCGTCTATTTTACCTGGAAGGAGGTTTCGACCGGTGAAAAAAAGTACAAACGGTTACGCTCGTTCTGGACAAAAGTATTCGCGATTGGTTTCGTTATGGGGACCGCAACGGGGATTCCGATGAGCTTCCAGTTCGGGACCAACTTTCCGGAGTTCTCCGAGTTTGCTGGCGAGTTGATCGGCGGCCCACTCGCATTCGAGTCGACAATGGCCTTCTTCCTCGAGGCCGTTTTTCTCGGCATCCTGTTGTTCGGACGTGACCGAGTCAGCGACCGGGTCTACGTTCTCTCGTCAGTGCTGGTGATGATCGGCGCATGGCTGTCAGCGTTCTGGATACTCATTGTCAACTCCTGGATGCAAACACCACAGGGATACGAACTCGTCGAAGACAACGGCGTGGCAGGAGTCGTACTCACGGATCCACTCGCGGCCTACTTCCCGCCGCGATTGTTCTGGATGTACGTCCACATGCAAAATGCCGCAATCATATCGGTGACGCTGTTGGTCGCCGGTGTTGCAGCCTACTTCGTATGGGCGAATCCCGAGAGCGAGCCCTGGCGCGGGACACTCAAACTCTCGGTCGGCGTCCTCGCGATCACCTCGATATTCCAGGTAATCCATGGCGACATGTATACCCGCCACGTCGTCCAGACACAACCGATGAAATTCGCCGCGATGGAGGCACTCTACGAAACGAAAGAGGGGGCACCCTTGCATCTGCTAGCATTTCCACGGAACCTTGCGGATATCACGGACCCGCGGGCCGAAGATTTGTTTACGATCAGTATTCCGTATCTGACATCGATTCTGGCCGAGGCTGATCCAACAGGTGTGGTCTACGGCCTCGAGGAGTTCGATGTGAAGAATCCACCTGTCGCGTACGTCTTTTGGTCTTTCCGGACGATGGTATTTCTTGGATTCTGGTTTATTGCGCTCGGACTGTGGAGTGTCTACCGAATTCGAAAGGGGGGACTCTACGAACGTAGCTGGCATTTGAAAGCGCTGATGGCATCGATTCCGCTTGGTTTTGTCGCGACCATCGTTGGCTGGTACGTCACCGAAATCGGCCGTCAGCCATGGATTATCCAGGACGTTCAACTGACCAGCGAGGGGGTCTCCCAGACGCTAACATCGACACAGGTGACAGTCTCGTTGACCGCATTTGCGATCGTGTATACGATACTCGTGGTCGTTTTTCTTCATGTGATGAAATGGATAATTGATGATGAACTCGAGCGAGTCCAGCGAGACGAACTCGAGCGCACTGCTAGTGAGAAGTCAACTGAGTCAACAGCAGGTGGCTCCGGGGAGGTCTAA
- a CDS encoding IS6 family transposase codes for MLVDLLNESYAAEFDECWERERTATPIRVFAVRLHTTGCSLRETQAILRLIGVERSHQAIWQWVHRLADSVPDPPTAKPSRVAVDETAVKINGDWSWVYAAIDLDSRLILDVEVFGRRGTDPAAAFLHRLTEKHDLSDTEFLVDGYGYLTALSRLGLGGHLNYVDRNLIEKWFQTLKMRVNRFHNSWVGSRASARGWLEQFVHYYNTQRPHQSLNGQTPAEVLN; via the coding sequence ATGCTCGTAGACCTGCTCAACGAGTCCTACGCAGCGGAATTTGATGAATGTTGGGAGCGTGAGCGGACGGCGACGCCCATCAGGGTGTTCGCCGTCCGGCTCCACACGACAGGATGTTCGCTCCGAGAGACACAAGCAATTCTTCGCTTAATCGGCGTTGAACGCTCTCATCAAGCGATCTGGCAGTGGGTGCATCGGCTGGCTGACAGCGTTCCAGACCCGCCGACGGCGAAGCCGTCGCGGGTCGCAGTTGATGAGACTGCTGTCAAGATAAACGGCGACTGGTCTTGGGTGTATGCTGCAATCGATCTCGACTCACGGTTGATTCTTGATGTCGAAGTGTTCGGACGACGCGGCACCGATCCAGCTGCCGCGTTCCTGCATCGATTGACCGAGAAACACGATCTCTCCGACACCGAGTTTCTCGTCGATGGCTACGGATATCTGACTGCCCTCTCTCGGTTAGGATTGGGCGGTCACCTCAACTACGTTGACCGAAACCTGATCGAAAAGTGGTTTCAAACGCTGAAGATGCGGGTCAACCGCTTTCATAATTCATGGGTGGGCAGTCGGGCGAGCGCTAGAGGTTGGCTTGAACAATTCGTACACTACTATAACACACAACGACCGCACCAATCACTCAACGGACAGACGCCAGCGGAGGTGCTAAACTAG
- a CDS encoding helix-turn-helix domain-containing protein, protein MNETDRLREFRFTLRYKKGEDLVSDMFHNHSNLRALTIDLTTGKRSFVRLVQLTGPPEVTDRLQTMLEDRDYLPREIGSQECCGSSTSYRLECAPRKRLIYVYVEDICDCECIYNIASEHLQRGTIMERRQYASREQWRLLMRSDEGVGTMFEHIDASCRDGVTVEANQLGEVTEWHGNAFVDDELTGSQREAITQAAARGYYERPRQVTVEELSTELGVPKSTLSYRLRMAGSKLVKRYLDRHSEVDSDEALGN, encoded by the coding sequence ATGAATGAGACGGACCGTCTCCGCGAGTTTAGGTTTACGTTGAGGTATAAAAAAGGGGAAGACCTAGTTTCTGACATGTTTCACAACCACTCTAATCTCCGTGCCCTGACAATCGACCTCACGACTGGCAAAAGATCATTTGTGCGACTCGTTCAACTTACGGGTCCGCCAGAAGTGACTGATCGTCTCCAAACGATGCTCGAGGACCGTGACTACCTTCCGCGAGAGATTGGATCACAAGAATGCTGTGGGTCGAGCACCTCCTATCGGCTCGAGTGTGCTCCGAGGAAGCGATTGATATACGTCTACGTCGAAGACATCTGTGACTGTGAGTGTATTTATAATATTGCTTCGGAACATCTCCAACGGGGTACGATTATGGAACGAAGGCAATACGCTAGCCGGGAACAATGGCGTCTATTGATGCGGTCCGATGAGGGGGTCGGTACAATGTTCGAGCACATCGACGCTTCCTGTCGTGACGGTGTCACCGTTGAAGCTAATCAACTCGGAGAGGTAACGGAGTGGCACGGAAATGCCTTTGTCGATGATGAATTGACCGGTTCACAACGTGAGGCAATCACACAGGCAGCAGCCAGAGGATACTACGAAAGACCTCGTCAAGTTACGGTTGAAGAACTCTCCACCGAACTAGGTGTCCCAAAGTCGACGCTCTCATATCGGCTTCGAATGGCCGGATCCAAACTCGTTAAACGATATCTGGATCGGCACTCAGAAGTTGATAGTGACGAGGCATTGGGTAATTGA
- a CDS encoding sulfite exporter TauE/SafE family protein, producing the protein MELLGIGVELFGFFVTFGLLVGILFGFFGMGGSFLITPALLVMGYPTPVAVGSGMAFVFGTAVIATLKHHDLGQVDYKLGVIMIAGTTLGIEVGRILVYYLEDLGLAGGIISTTYVVLLGGIGLFVVKESLGGNDDETEPAHGGYDGNDSSFENFEPPEFAKKMQAIRLWPMVTLRGDVTISAWIITAIAFITGLLSGFLGVGGGFIRMPAMMYAIGVPVPVAVGTDLFEIVFSGGLGSFLYAREGGVDLSIVVPLLLGSALGARVGSASTEIVDSGGIKIYFGIMLLLGSIAVAVGEIGEYLGNEALEMSGLLLIVGSAFLVSGAIIYSTIRSMRSEDRLSTSAD; encoded by the coding sequence ATGGAACTACTTGGAATTGGAGTCGAACTGTTCGGCTTCTTTGTAACTTTTGGCCTCCTCGTAGGTATTCTCTTTGGCTTCTTTGGCATGGGAGGCTCGTTCCTCATCACCCCAGCATTGCTGGTGATGGGGTATCCGACCCCCGTTGCTGTTGGGAGCGGAATGGCATTCGTCTTTGGGACGGCTGTCATCGCAACGTTAAAACACCACGATCTAGGCCAGGTTGATTACAAACTTGGTGTAATCATGATCGCTGGCACGACCCTTGGAATCGAGGTTGGTCGAATTCTCGTCTACTATCTCGAGGATCTTGGACTAGCTGGTGGGATTATTAGCACTACGTACGTGGTGTTACTTGGTGGCATCGGACTCTTTGTTGTAAAAGAGTCTCTTGGTGGAAATGACGATGAAACCGAACCCGCACATGGTGGTTACGACGGCAACGACTCGTCGTTCGAGAATTTTGAACCGCCAGAGTTCGCCAAAAAGATGCAAGCAATCCGCCTGTGGCCGATGGTAACCCTCCGTGGCGACGTAACGATCTCTGCGTGGATCATTACGGCGATCGCATTTATAACCGGTCTGCTTTCGGGATTCCTCGGTGTTGGTGGTGGCTTCATCCGGATGCCAGCGATGATGTACGCTATCGGTGTTCCGGTGCCCGTCGCAGTCGGTACAGACCTTTTCGAAATCGTCTTTTCGGGTGGTCTCGGGTCGTTCCTCTACGCACGAGAAGGTGGTGTCGACCTTTCGATAGTCGTTCCGTTATTGCTCGGCAGCGCCCTGGGCGCACGCGTCGGCTCCGCGTCGACCGAAATCGTCGATAGCGGTGGAATAAAGATCTATTTTGGCATTATGCTGTTGCTCGGTAGTATTGCCGTTGCGGTTGGCGAGATTGGCGAATATCTCGGAAACGAGGCACTCGAGATGTCCGGCTTATTGCTAATCGTTGGCTCGGCATTTCTTGTCAGTGGTGCGATTATCTACAGTACGATCCGATCGATGCGGTCCGAGGATCGTCTGTCAACATCGGCCGATTGA
- a CDS encoding peroxiredoxin, which produces MTAEETNSSGFPLLGDQFPELQVETTHGSKTLPEEYEGQWFILFSHPGDFTPVCTTEFISFEQRRQEFEELNAKLIGLSIDRVHSHIKWTEWINDEIGEDIAFPIIADEGGDVAEALGMVHPGQGSSTVRAVFIVDPDGITRLVLYYPKEIGRNIDEVLRSLKALQTHEEEGVALPADWPDNKNFGSKALLSPPGTVDEVKARTAEANEEGYESYDWWFTLKELEG; this is translated from the coding sequence ATGACTGCCGAAGAAACTAACAGCAGTGGATTTCCGTTACTCGGTGATCAGTTCCCCGAACTGCAAGTCGAGACGACACACGGATCGAAGACGCTCCCAGAAGAGTATGAAGGCCAGTGGTTCATCCTCTTCAGTCACCCTGGTGACTTTACGCCGGTCTGTACGACTGAATTCATCAGCTTCGAACAGCGCCGCCAGGAGTTCGAGGAATTGAATGCGAAACTGATCGGCCTCTCCATCGACCGCGTTCACTCCCACATCAAGTGGACCGAGTGGATCAACGACGAGATTGGCGAGGATATCGCTTTCCCAATAATTGCCGACGAAGGAGGCGATGTTGCGGAAGCCCTCGGAATGGTTCACCCTGGACAGGGTTCCTCGACTGTTCGTGCGGTATTCATCGTCGATCCTGATGGGATTACTCGATTGGTACTGTATTATCCAAAAGAGATTGGACGAAACATTGACGAGGTGCTTCGCTCGCTGAAAGCCCTTCAGACCCACGAGGAGGAGGGTGTTGCACTTCCTGCTGACTGGCCCGACAACAAGAACTTTGGAAGCAAGGCGTTACTTTCGCCACCGGGAACCGTTGACGAAGTCAAAGCGCGAACTGCCGAGGCCAACGAAGAGGGCTACGAATCCTACGATTGGTGGTTTACCCTGAAAGAACTCGAAGGTTGA
- a CDS encoding DUF7512 family protein encodes MFGIEGGTIGAATMVGVVLVQAIVLYVGYGWLEAFVRRAVGSYTRRR; translated from the coding sequence ATGTTTGGAATAGAAGGTGGAACGATCGGGGCTGCTACGATGGTCGGGGTCGTTCTCGTACAGGCAATCGTCCTCTACGTCGGTTACGGCTGGCTCGAGGCGTTCGTACGGAGAGCAGTTGGGAGCTACACGCGGAGGCGCTAA
- a CDS encoding cytochrome d ubiquinol oxidase subunit II, with protein sequence MMSTLVHGSSFDGHVLFGPVVPIDRYLLPWLPEFWFGILLFTLTMYVFLDGFDFGIGILYATRKEVQDRETLLAAFGPVWDANEVWLVAFGTILFAAFPSVYASLLSDHYLLIFAIVFSLLLRGVTPELREQRDDPSWQRACDRGFVIGSIASPFFIGTLTGSWVFGTGMISLPSVMTGVAIVFLSLSSGAAYLGMKTTNDLRREMASYGIYASLGYLSAIVLLLTIVIVTDPLGVRETLVSIPVVVVVVATVVLLVAGVVAAERGEVVRWFAATAGVAAALMILVAILLYPVIYPATGQTVREAIISPLALNVLTIVVVPVLALVLIYFKYLYSVFSGPIEDDEGYGTPD encoded by the coding sequence ATGATGAGCACTCTGGTACACGGGTCGAGTTTTGACGGCCACGTACTGTTTGGACCAGTCGTACCAATCGACAGATATTTGCTACCGTGGCTTCCCGAATTCTGGTTCGGTATCCTGTTGTTCACACTGACTATGTATGTGTTCCTCGACGGGTTTGACTTTGGAATCGGGATACTCTACGCAACACGTAAAGAAGTTCAAGATCGCGAGACATTACTCGCCGCGTTCGGTCCTGTCTGGGACGCTAACGAGGTATGGCTCGTCGCGTTCGGAACAATACTGTTTGCGGCGTTTCCATCGGTATATGCGTCGTTGTTGAGTGACCATTACTTACTGATTTTTGCAATCGTGTTCTCATTGCTGCTACGTGGCGTCACGCCGGAACTCCGAGAACAACGCGATGACCCGTCCTGGCAACGTGCGTGTGACCGTGGGTTCGTCATCGGTAGCATCGCATCCCCGTTTTTCATCGGCACTCTCACTGGAAGCTGGGTGTTCGGGACGGGAATGATCAGCTTGCCGAGTGTAATGACCGGTGTAGCGATCGTGTTCCTGTCGCTGTCGTCCGGTGCAGCCTACCTCGGGATGAAGACGACCAATGATCTTCGCAGGGAGATGGCCTCGTATGGGATTTACGCGAGTCTGGGGTATCTAAGTGCTATAGTCCTGTTGCTCACAATCGTCATCGTCACCGATCCACTCGGCGTTCGTGAAACGCTGGTTTCGATCCCCGTTGTAGTAGTCGTCGTCGCAACAGTGGTGCTGCTGGTAGCTGGAGTAGTTGCTGCTGAGAGAGGCGAGGTCGTTAGGTGGTTTGCAGCCACTGCTGGAGTTGCCGCTGCACTTATGATACTCGTGGCCATCCTCTTGTACCCGGTTATCTACCCTGCAACCGGACAGACCGTTCGCGAAGCTATCATCTCACCACTCGCGCTCAATGTGCTAACGATCGTTGTCGTACCTGTGCTTGCCCTCGTACTGATATATTTTAAATATCTGTACTCGGTGTTCTCGGGACCAATTGAAGACGATGAAGGATATGGGACCCCTGACTGA